In one Catenovulum adriaticum genomic region, the following are encoded:
- a CDS encoding AraC family transcriptional regulator, with protein sequence MVNNSDVFAFYTQNSLDKPSQLFETLSDSFYFAKNLNGRFVYANQLFLDHFKFDGLKSLIGKTDLDILPRSIGEKIQQDDQHIMKTGQAIANIVELIPGNSSKMRWHVTTKSPLLNRAGETVGIEGITRDLSLADKQLEPYSQFKNTVGFIQQNFSESIDISKLASQLHMSISTFERQFKARFACSPSQFIKKTRIAAACKLLREGQNISLTATQCGFCDQSYFTKEFKTLMGLTPKQFQKSLAASTHKIDFIK encoded by the coding sequence ATGGTAAACAACTCTGATGTGTTTGCTTTTTACACTCAAAATTCTCTAGATAAACCTAGCCAGCTATTTGAAACCTTAAGTGACAGTTTTTATTTTGCGAAAAATCTAAACGGTCGGTTTGTGTATGCCAATCAACTATTTTTAGATCATTTTAAATTTGATGGGCTTAAATCTCTGATCGGCAAAACAGATTTAGACATACTGCCACGAAGTATAGGCGAAAAAATTCAGCAAGATGATCAACACATAATGAAAACAGGTCAAGCTATTGCCAATATAGTTGAGTTAATTCCCGGTAATTCAAGCAAAATGCGCTGGCATGTCACCACTAAATCGCCTTTATTAAATCGAGCGGGAGAAACGGTTGGGATAGAAGGTATCACACGTGATTTATCACTGGCTGACAAACAATTAGAACCTTACAGCCAGTTTAAAAACACGGTTGGCTTTATCCAACAAAATTTTAGCGAAAGTATTGATATAAGCAAATTAGCGAGTCAATTGCATATGTCAATTAGTACATTTGAAAGACAATTTAAAGCTAGATTTGCCTGCTCACCAAGCCAATTTATTAAAAAGACACGAATTGCCGCTGCTTGTAAGTTACTAAGGGAAGGACAAAATATTAGTTTAACCGCGACGCAATGCGGTTTTTGTGACCAAAGCTACTTTACCAAAGAGTTTAAAACATTAATGGGACTTACACCTAAACAATTTCAAAAAAGTTTAGCCGCAAGTACCCATAAAATTGATTTTATTAAATAA
- a CDS encoding MFS transporter gives MNNTNINQSRIFLACCVALIVTAMTFAIRAGILGQLSDEFNLSDTQLGWINAMAFLGFPVAMMFGGLLYNLIGAKKLMFLAFFCHLIGLVLTIMADGFILLLLSSFFVGFANGSVEAGANPLIAEIYKNNKTAMLNRFHVWFPGGIVIGAITSNFMTGLDLSWHAQIAIMILPTIIYGWLMFGQAFPKDDEVETSTSANIKALISPLFIFMMFCMTLTAITEFGPQQWIDRILGSTDANPMLILAMTTGVMAVGRYFAGPLVHRLNPVGVLLMSSVVATFGIYLLSIANGGLIYLAAIVFALGVTYFWPTMIGFISEYTPKTGALGMSLMGGAGMFSVSMWNPVIGNWIDAGRQAAEKTGLTGAEAEVVAGQVTLGHLVYFPLVLIVCFTGLYFMTRGTRNKDNQTSNAAESV, from the coding sequence ATGAATAATACTAATATTAATCAATCAAGAATATTTCTGGCATGCTGTGTGGCGTTAATTGTAACCGCCATGACATTTGCTATACGTGCGGGTATTTTGGGGCAATTAAGTGATGAATTTAACTTAAGCGACACTCAGCTAGGCTGGATCAATGCGATGGCCTTTTTAGGCTTTCCGGTCGCTATGATGTTTGGCGGTTTATTATATAATTTGATTGGCGCGAAAAAACTTATGTTTTTAGCGTTTTTCTGCCATTTAATTGGTTTGGTTTTAACGATAATGGCAGATGGCTTTATTTTATTATTACTGTCTAGCTTCTTTGTTGGTTTTGCAAATGGTTCAGTAGAAGCGGGTGCAAACCCACTGATCGCCGAAATTTACAAAAATAATAAAACCGCAATGTTGAACCGTTTTCACGTTTGGTTCCCAGGTGGTATTGTGATAGGTGCGATAACGTCTAACTTTATGACAGGATTAGATCTGAGCTGGCATGCTCAAATTGCAATCATGATTTTACCAACAATTATTTATGGTTGGCTCATGTTCGGCCAAGCATTCCCGAAAGACGACGAAGTAGAAACTTCAACTTCTGCGAATATTAAAGCTTTAATTTCACCTTTATTTATTTTTATGATGTTCTGTATGACATTAACCGCCATTACAGAGTTTGGTCCGCAGCAGTGGATTGACCGAATCTTAGGCTCAACCGACGCTAACCCAATGCTTATTTTAGCTATGACCACTGGTGTAATGGCCGTTGGTCGTTATTTCGCGGGTCCTTTAGTACACAGACTTAACCCAGTTGGTGTATTGTTAATGTCTTCTGTTGTAGCCACTTTTGGTATTTATTTATTAAGCATTGCCAATGGCGGTTTAATCTATTTAGCTGCGATTGTATTTGCATTAGGTGTGACTTATTTCTGGCCAACAATGATAGGCTTTATTAGCGAATATACACCTAAAACAGGCGCTTTGGGTATGTCATTAATGGGCGGCGCCGGTATGTTTTCGGTGAGTATGTGGAATCCTGTTATTGGTAATTGGATTGATGCAGGTCGACAAGCTGCGGAAAAAACTGGTTTAACGGGCGCTGAAGCGGAAGTGGTAGCAGGCCAAGTAACCTTAGGCCATTTAGTGTATTTCCCATTAGTATTAATTGTTTGTTTTACGGGTTTATACTTTATGACACGTGGCACACGTAATAAAGATAATCAGACGAGCAACGCCGCTGAATCTGTTTAA
- the mdoH gene encoding glucans biosynthesis glucosyltransferase MdoH: protein MFGMPMTSSYKMTQHSENKSIPLKGFRKLFFGLLVVATAALGIWIMFDILRSNGTSILEFSLLVLFSITFTWIVTAFWSGAIGFVLQLFKLDPLTLKPQKEIQLLDSNELSKQKTAVIMPIYNEDTGRVIAGFETTLRSLAKQNNMAHFDFYLLSDSQNADIAKAEANAWGEMCERLGDLSKNVYYRRRTNNKSRKVGNLADFCERWGSQYDHMIVLDADSIMTGECMLKLVSAMHHNPQAGLIQTVPIPVRQHTFFGRFLQFAAVLYSPMLATGLAFWQTNGANYWGHNAIIRVKAFIEQCGLPELDGKGPFSGEILSHDFVEAALLRRSGWDVLLLADLEGSYEEVPSNILDYAIRDRRWVQGNIQHLGLLNSSGIKMINKLHFLLGAVAYISSLVWLSMLALSTFDAVGRAMDSNIFFESAYQMFPTWKIAKTELIYSLLYLTAGLLLLPKVMGIIIGLIHRRAEFGGFFKLLFGSIIETIFAIIIAPMMMVFHAYFVVCVFIGRKVSWDPQSREGRMVKWKEAFSYTFFATSVALIWGAVTYYYTPVFFYWMTPVLFGLVLAAPIVRYSSSLTLGLLAKKMGLFICPSESQTDAVLLELNQHLDSVPTSFLVDYPLPELPAEQKAQMPIQSFSSTAKARTVKA from the coding sequence ATGTTTGGTATGCCAATGACGTCGAGTTATAAAATGACGCAACACAGTGAAAATAAATCAATTCCATTAAAAGGATTTCGTAAGTTATTCTTTGGTTTGTTAGTTGTCGCGACTGCAGCGTTAGGTATCTGGATTATGTTTGATATTTTACGTTCAAACGGCACCAGTATATTAGAGTTTTCGTTGCTTGTTTTATTTTCAATTACCTTTACTTGGATAGTGACTGCTTTCTGGAGTGGGGCGATAGGCTTTGTTTTACAGCTTTTTAAGCTTGACCCTTTAACACTAAAACCTCAAAAAGAAATTCAGTTATTAGACTCAAATGAGCTTAGTAAACAAAAAACTGCCGTTATTATGCCCATATATAACGAAGATACGGGACGGGTAATAGCAGGTTTTGAAACGACATTACGTTCGCTTGCAAAGCAAAACAATATGGCGCATTTTGATTTTTATCTATTAAGTGATAGTCAGAATGCGGATATTGCGAAAGCTGAAGCCAATGCATGGGGCGAAATGTGCGAGCGTTTAGGCGATTTGTCAAAAAATGTCTATTATCGACGACGAACTAACAATAAATCACGAAAAGTTGGTAACTTAGCGGATTTTTGTGAACGTTGGGGTAGTCAGTACGATCACATGATTGTACTGGACGCCGATAGTATCATGACAGGTGAGTGCATGCTGAAGCTTGTGTCGGCTATGCACCATAATCCTCAAGCCGGATTAATTCAAACGGTTCCTATTCCGGTTAGGCAGCATACGTTTTTTGGTCGATTTTTGCAATTTGCTGCAGTTTTATATAGCCCAATGTTAGCGACTGGCTTAGCATTTTGGCAAACCAATGGTGCCAATTATTGGGGACATAACGCTATTATTCGAGTTAAGGCGTTTATCGAGCAGTGTGGTTTACCAGAACTCGATGGTAAAGGGCCTTTTTCGGGAGAAATTTTAAGTCATGACTTTGTTGAGGCTGCTTTACTGCGCCGCTCGGGCTGGGATGTATTACTACTGGCGGATTTAGAAGGCAGTTATGAAGAAGTACCTAGCAACATACTTGACTATGCCATAAGAGACAGACGCTGGGTGCAAGGTAATATCCAACACTTAGGTTTATTAAACTCATCTGGCATTAAAATGATTAATAAGCTGCACTTTTTGTTGGGGGCCGTTGCTTATATTTCATCGTTAGTGTGGTTGTCTATGCTTGCGCTGAGTACATTTGATGCGGTAGGGCGGGCAATGGATAGTAATATCTTTTTTGAAAGTGCTTATCAAATGTTTCCTACTTGGAAAATTGCGAAAACAGAGTTGATATACTCGTTGTTGTACTTAACTGCTGGATTACTGTTATTGCCTAAAGTTATGGGGATAATTATTGGGCTTATTCATAGAAGAGCTGAATTTGGTGGCTTTTTTAAACTCTTGTTTGGCTCAATTATTGAAACTATATTTGCGATTATTATTGCACCTATGATGATGGTTTTTCATGCCTATTTTGTTGTATGTGTGTTTATCGGGCGTAAAGTGAGCTGGGATCCTCAATCCCGAGAAGGGCGTATGGTTAAATGGAAAGAGGCGTTTTCTTACACCTTTTTCGCCACCAGTGTCGCGCTAATATGGGGTGCTGTAACTTATTACTACACCCCCGTGTTTTTCTATTGGATGACACCCGTATTGTTTGGCTTGGTATTAGCGGCCCCTATCGTGAGATACTCTAGCAGTTTAACATTAGGGCTGTTGGCAAAAAAAATGGGGCTCTTTATTTGCCCAAGTGAAAGTCAAACTGATGCCGTTTTGCTTGAGTTAAATCAGCATTTAGATAGCGTACCGACGTCGTTTCTGGTCGATTATCCGTTGCCTGAGCTCCCGGCAGAGCAAAAAGCTCAGATGCCAATACAAAGCTTTTCATCAACAGCTAAGGCTCGTACGGTAAAAGCCTAA
- the pgi gene encoding glucose-6-phosphate isomerase, giving the protein MALFTQLKSYQALQSHFEEVKNEHMRDLFAKDADRFTKFSAKACGIELDYSKNRITEKTKALLLDLAREAKVEEKRDGMFTGARINTSEDRAVLHTALRNKSDNEVLVDGQDVMPEVRATLAKMKAFVAEVHDGTRKGYTGKQFTDVLAIGIGGSFLGPKIMTEALKPYKVEGLNVHFVANVDGAHIHDVLAKLPVETTLVLMSSKSFGTQETLKNTLTTKEWFLNNGGTFEDIAKHFMCVSSNIKAATEFGMDEDNIFPMWDWVGGRYSLWSAIGLPIALALGFDNFEALIDGAYDMDQHFLSAPLEENVPALLGVLGVWYINFFGAQSHVLLPYDHYLRGFPAYVQQLDMESNGKSATPTGDYLDYATGPVIWGGEGTNGQHAFHQLIHQGQVLIPADFIMPIHSQHEMSNHHAMLASNCFGQTQALMQGKTVEQVKAEFADKGLTDAEIEKVAPQKVFEGNKPSNTILMEKLTPRALGQLIAMYEHKVFVQGVIWGINSFDQWGVELGKVLGNDVLAKLEDSSIELDGDSSTNALIERFRNRNA; this is encoded by the coding sequence ATGGCTTTATTTACCCAATTAAAAAGTTACCAAGCTTTACAATCACATTTTGAAGAAGTTAAAAACGAGCATATGCGTGATTTATTCGCAAAAGATGCGGATCGTTTTACTAAATTTTCAGCTAAAGCTTGTGGAATTGAACTCGATTATTCAAAAAACCGTATTACGGAAAAAACTAAAGCGCTTTTATTAGACTTAGCTCGAGAAGCTAAAGTTGAAGAAAAGCGTGATGGTATGTTTACAGGCGCACGTATTAATACGTCTGAAGATCGTGCTGTTTTACATACTGCGCTACGTAATAAATCTGATAACGAAGTTTTAGTAGATGGTCAAGATGTGATGCCTGAAGTGCGTGCCACACTTGCTAAAATGAAAGCCTTTGTAGCAGAGGTACATGATGGAACTCGTAAGGGCTACACTGGTAAACAATTCACTGATGTATTAGCGATTGGTATCGGCGGTTCTTTTTTAGGCCCTAAAATCATGACCGAGGCACTTAAACCTTATAAAGTTGAAGGTTTGAACGTTCACTTTGTAGCGAATGTAGACGGTGCACACATTCATGATGTATTGGCTAAATTGCCAGTTGAGACGACTTTAGTGTTAATGTCTTCAAAATCGTTTGGCACGCAAGAAACATTAAAAAATACTTTAACGACGAAAGAATGGTTTTTAAATAACGGCGGCACATTTGAAGATATTGCAAAGCACTTTATGTGTGTTTCTTCAAACATTAAAGCGGCTACTGAATTTGGCATGGATGAAGACAATATCTTCCCTATGTGGGATTGGGTAGGCGGTCGTTATTCGTTATGGTCAGCAATTGGTTTACCGATTGCACTTGCGTTAGGGTTTGATAATTTTGAAGCGTTAATTGATGGCGCTTACGATATGGATCAACACTTTTTAAGCGCTCCGCTTGAAGAAAACGTACCAGCGTTATTAGGTGTTTTAGGTGTTTGGTACATTAATTTCTTTGGTGCACAAAGCCATGTATTACTGCCATATGATCATTATTTACGTGGCTTTCCTGCATATGTTCAGCAATTGGATATGGAATCTAATGGTAAATCAGCAACACCAACAGGCGATTATTTAGACTATGCAACCGGTCCAGTGATTTGGGGTGGAGAAGGTACTAATGGTCAGCATGCTTTCCATCAGTTAATTCACCAAGGCCAAGTATTGATTCCGGCTGATTTTATTATGCCAATACATTCTCAACATGAAATGAGTAATCACCATGCTATGTTGGCTTCAAACTGTTTTGGCCAAACTCAAGCACTAATGCAAGGTAAAACTGTTGAGCAAGTCAAAGCTGAATTTGCTGATAAAGGTTTAACTGACGCTGAAATTGAAAAAGTTGCGCCGCAAAAAGTATTTGAAGGTAATAAACCAAGTAATACTATTTTGATGGAAAAACTAACGCCTAGAGCCTTAGGTCAATTAATTGCTATGTATGAACATAAAGTTTTTGTACAAGGTGTTATTTGGGGTATTAACTCTTTCGACCAATGGGGTGTGGAATTAGGTAAAGTGTTAGGTAATGA
- the tal gene encoding transaldolase — translation MTTKLENLRKLTTVVADTGDIEAIKKFKPQDATTNPSLLLKAAQIPEYAPYIDEAISWAKAQSDDAEQQIIDAGDKLSVNIGLEILKSVPGRISTEVDARLSFDKEGSLAKARKLMKLYNDAGISNDRVLIKLASTWEGIQAAEILEQEGINCNLTLLFSFAQARACAEAGAYLISPFVGRILDWYKKAEGKDGYAPSEDPGVVSVTNIYNYYKQHGYETVVMGASFRNTDEIIELAGCDRLTIGPALLEELEAVEGDLEVKLAYSGETKERPARLTEEQFRWDHNQDPMANEKLAEGIRNFAADQNKLEDMLRAKL, via the coding sequence ATGACTACTAAGCTGGAAAACTTACGTAAATTGACAACTGTTGTAGCTGATACAGGCGACATCGAAGCAATCAAAAAATTTAAACCTCAAGACGCAACAACTAACCCAAGTTTATTATTAAAAGCAGCGCAAATTCCTGAATATGCCCCTTACATTGATGAAGCGATTTCATGGGCTAAAGCGCAATCAGATGACGCAGAGCAACAAATTATTGATGCTGGTGATAAATTATCTGTAAACATTGGTTTAGAAATTTTAAAAAGCGTACCTGGCCGTATTTCAACTGAAGTTGATGCTCGTTTATCATTTGATAAAGAAGGCTCGTTGGCAAAAGCTCGTAAATTAATGAAGCTTTATAATGATGCTGGTATCTCTAATGACCGCGTATTGATTAAATTGGCTTCAACTTGGGAAGGTATTCAAGCTGCTGAAATTTTAGAGCAAGAAGGCATTAACTGTAATTTAACACTTTTATTCTCTTTTGCTCAAGCGCGAGCTTGTGCTGAAGCTGGCGCATACTTAATTTCACCATTTGTTGGTCGTATCTTAGATTGGTACAAAAAAGCAGAAGGTAAAGACGGCTATGCTCCATCAGAAGATCCAGGTGTGGTTTCTGTAACTAACATTTACAATTATTACAAGCAACATGGCTATGAAACAGTTGTTATGGGTGCAAGCTTCCGTAACACTGATGAAATTATTGAATTAGCTGGTTGTGACCGTTTAACTATTGGTCCTGCATTGTTAGAAGAATTAGAAGCAGTTGAAGGCGATTTAGAAGTTAAATTAGCATACAGCGGTGAAACTAAAGAACGTCCTGCACGTTTAACGGAAGAACAGTTCCGTTGGGATCATAACCAAGATCCAATGGCTAATGAAAAATTAGCTGAAGGTATTCGTAACTTTGCTGCTGACCAAAATAAATTAGAAGACATGTTACGCGCTAAGCTTTAA
- a CDS encoding DUF3369 domain-containing protein, producing MSDDGFLHFCHEPSNPTQVDDYWKILIVDDDKFIHQVTQLVLKNAIIEDKGILLLNAYTANQAKVIFQQQPDIALAFIDVVMETNSAGLELIRWVRQTLNNPVTRLVLRTGQTSNVPKEDIIKGYDIHDYKQKSELTAHKLTATVYSAIRCYRDIMYAQNQQSKFNQLIKSIPLVLSPKSLPDFTQMALIQLLDLLAIKSPVLHIIKKPKGNETLLGHTGQFSNIYQISQLPPALYTQIKQLIKSPENNPLPQYHVIFKQTFPTQSVMIIQQNTALNKLQISSLSDYTNAIAILLNAQL from the coding sequence ATGAGCGACGATGGTTTTTTACACTTTTGCCATGAACCTAGCAATCCAACTCAGGTTGATGATTACTGGAAAATACTCATTGTTGATGATGATAAGTTTATTCACCAAGTAACCCAGTTAGTTTTAAAAAATGCGATTATAGAAGACAAGGGAATTTTACTTTTAAATGCATACACAGCTAATCAAGCAAAAGTTATTTTTCAACAGCAACCTGATATTGCACTCGCTTTTATTGATGTTGTCATGGAAACTAACAGTGCTGGTCTTGAATTAATAAGGTGGGTTCGTCAAACTTTGAATAACCCTGTGACCAGACTAGTGCTTAGAACCGGTCAGACCAGCAATGTACCCAAAGAAGATATCATAAAAGGCTATGATATTCATGACTACAAACAAAAATCAGAACTAACGGCTCATAAATTAACCGCTACCGTTTATTCAGCTATCCGCTGTTATCGCGACATTATGTATGCGCAAAACCAACAATCAAAATTTAATCAGCTAATTAAAAGTATTCCTCTCGTATTAAGCCCTAAAAGTTTGCCTGATTTTACCCAAATGGCGTTAATTCAACTGCTAGATTTACTTGCAATAAAAAGCCCTGTATTGCACATAATAAAAAAACCAAAAGGAAATGAAACCCTGCTTGGACATACTGGCCAGTTTTCAAATATATACCAAATATCTCAACTTCCACCCGCGTTATACACACAAATAAAGCAACTTATTAAATCTCCAGAAAATAATCCCCTTCCCCAGTATCATGTCATTTTTAAACAAACGTTTCCAACGCAGTCCGTTATGATAATTCAACAAAATACGGCCTTAAATAAATTACAAATAAGTAGCTTGAGCGACTACACAAATGCCATCGCCATACTTTTAAATGCACAACTTTAA
- the folM gene encoding dihydromonapterin reductase, producing the protein MKNTIIITGGAQRVGLASALALHRSGYQVVITYRRYREKIKELQALGITCVQADFSQDEGILFFIEWVKQNVESLRAIIHNASDWKAESDEADTISLMNQMMQIHVQAPYQLNLALKNYFSQSSTGDIIHITDYTVEKGSEDHIAYCASKAALANLTLSFATKYAPTIKVNTIAPSLIIFNQGDTQAYKEETLSKSLFGIEPGTQEMVAAIEYILSSDYMTGRTLKLDGGRHLA; encoded by the coding sequence ATGAAAAATACGATTATCATAACAGGCGGAGCCCAACGAGTCGGTTTGGCTAGCGCATTAGCTTTACATCGTTCAGGTTATCAAGTGGTCATTACATATCGTCGTTATCGTGAGAAAATTAAAGAACTGCAAGCATTAGGTATTACTTGTGTTCAGGCGGATTTTAGTCAAGATGAAGGTATTCTATTTTTTATTGAATGGGTTAAACAAAATGTAGAGAGTTTGCGGGCGATTATTCATAATGCAAGTGATTGGAAAGCAGAATCCGATGAAGCTGACACTATTTCGCTTATGAATCAAATGATGCAAATTCATGTGCAAGCGCCATATCAGCTTAACTTGGCATTGAAAAACTACTTTAGTCAATCTTCAACTGGCGATATTATCCATATTACAGATTATACCGTTGAAAAAGGAAGTGAGGATCATATCGCTTATTGTGCCAGTAAAGCGGCGTTAGCGAATTTAACTTTGTCTTTTGCAACTAAATACGCGCCTACTATTAAAGTGAATACCATAGCACCTTCACTCATTATATTTAATCAAGGTGATACCCAAGCGTACAAAGAAGAAACATTAAGTAAATCTTTATTCGGTATTGAGCCAGGTACACAAGAAATGGTGGCTGCAATAGAGTATATTTTATCGAGTGACTACATGACTGGCCGCACGTTAAAGTTAGATGGTGGCCGACATTTAGCGTAA
- a CDS encoding Gfo/Idh/MocA family protein has protein sequence MSKIRMGMVGGGHGAFIGAVHRIAASIDSQIELVCGAFASSAEKSLASGKALYLPEDRVYPDFQTMFEKEAQLPQDQRMQFVAIVTPNHMHFPVAKAALEAGFHVLSDKPATLNLAEVKKLKKIVKETGLLYGLTHTYSGYPMAKHAQEMIANGEIGQVRKVMVEYIQGWLSEPETEDNKQASWRTDPSRSGISGCMGDIGSHAAHLAEYISGKKITHVCAELSTFVEGRRLDDDGIVLLKMQDGAKGTLQASQISAGEENNLTIRIYGEKAGLEWHQHEPNSLQVKPLTGPMQTLRTGLVDGVKANRGTRTPAGHPEGYLEAFANIYLNFSTAVRDFADGKTIDPQAYDYPSIEDGVRGMALVQSFVDSSASDSKWFELEQLLAD, from the coding sequence ATGAGTAAAATTAGAATGGGAATGGTCGGTGGCGGCCATGGAGCGTTTATTGGTGCTGTTCACCGAATAGCGGCGAGTATTGATAGCCAAATTGAATTAGTTTGTGGCGCATTTGCCAGTAGTGCTGAAAAATCACTTGCATCCGGAAAAGCTTTATATTTGCCAGAAGATCGGGTTTATCCAGACTTTCAAACCATGTTTGAAAAAGAAGCTCAGTTACCGCAAGACCAAAGAATGCAGTTTGTTGCCATTGTAACACCAAACCATATGCATTTCCCGGTTGCTAAAGCAGCTCTTGAAGCTGGCTTTCACGTCTTATCAGACAAACCTGCGACTTTAAATTTAGCCGAAGTTAAAAAGCTGAAAAAAATTGTGAAAGAGACAGGGTTATTGTATGGGTTGACTCACACCTACTCAGGCTACCCAATGGCCAAACATGCTCAAGAGATGATAGCTAATGGAGAAATTGGTCAAGTTAGAAAAGTAATGGTTGAATATATCCAAGGTTGGTTATCTGAGCCAGAAACTGAAGATAATAAGCAAGCTAGTTGGCGAACTGATCCCTCTCGTTCTGGTATTTCTGGTTGTATGGGTGATATTGGTAGCCATGCCGCACATCTTGCTGAGTACATTAGTGGTAAAAAAATTACACATGTTTGTGCAGAGTTATCTACTTTTGTTGAAGGCCGTCGTTTAGATGATGACGGTATCGTATTACTCAAAATGCAAGATGGCGCGAAAGGTACATTACAAGCAAGCCAAATTTCAGCAGGCGAAGAAAATAACTTAACCATTCGTATTTACGGTGAAAAAGCAGGTTTAGAATGGCACCAACACGAGCCTAACAGCTTACAAGTTAAACCACTTACTGGTCCAATGCAGACATTAAGAACGGGTTTAGTGGATGGTGTTAAAGCAAATCGAGGTACACGAACTCCGGCCGGTCATCCGGAAGGCTATTTAGAAGCTTTTGCGAATATTTATCTGAACTTTTCGACAGCTGTAAGAGATTTTGCCGATGGTAAAACCATTGACCCACAAGCCTATGATTATCCTTCAATTGAAGATGGTGTTCGGGGTATGGCATTGGTTCAATCATTTGTTGATAGCAGCGCATCAGACTCGAAATGGTTTGAATTAGAACAACTTTTAGCTGATTAA
- a CDS encoding sugar phosphate isomerase/epimerase family protein, which yields MKTLKGPAIFLAQFAGDEAPFNTLPNICEWVASLGYKGVQIPTWDKRLFDLEKAATDLDYCKKIQDTVAEHGLEITELSTHLQGQLVACHSAYNDLFDGFAPAEYHGNPEARTEWAIEQMMFAAKASKNLGLKGHATFSGALLWHTVYPWPQRPAGLVETGFAELARRWLPILNAFDEADCDVCYELHPGEDLHDGITFERFLEAVDNHPRANILYDPSHFILQQLDYLDFIDIYHERIKAFHVKDAEFVPNGRSGMYGGYQGWVDRPGRFRSLGDGQIDFSGIFSRMAKYDFDGWAVLEWECCLKHPETGAAEGAPFIAKHIINVTEKAFDDFAASGIDEDFNKKVLGLN from the coding sequence ATGAAAACATTAAAAGGCCCAGCAATATTTTTAGCGCAATTTGCAGGTGACGAAGCGCCATTTAATACGTTACCTAATATTTGCGAATGGGTTGCGAGTTTAGGTTATAAAGGGGTGCAAATTCCAACTTGGGATAAGCGTTTATTTGATTTAGAAAAAGCGGCTACCGATTTAGATTATTGTAAAAAAATTCAAGATACCGTTGCCGAACACGGTCTAGAAATCACTGAGTTATCAACCCATTTGCAAGGTCAATTAGTGGCTTGTCACTCTGCTTATAACGATTTATTTGATGGGTTCGCACCAGCTGAATATCACGGCAATCCTGAAGCTAGAACTGAATGGGCGATTGAGCAAATGATGTTTGCCGCTAAAGCGAGTAAAAACTTAGGCTTAAAAGGGCATGCTACTTTTTCAGGCGCTTTATTATGGCATACCGTTTATCCATGGCCACAACGTCCGGCTGGTTTAGTCGAAACCGGTTTTGCAGAGTTGGCTCGACGTTGGTTACCCATTTTGAATGCGTTTGATGAAGCTGATTGTGATGTATGTTATGAGCTACATCCAGGTGAAGATTTACACGATGGGATTACGTTTGAGCGTTTCTTAGAAGCAGTTGATAACCATCCACGCGCAAACATTTTGTATGATCCAAGCCATTTTATTTTACAGCAGCTTGATTATTTAGATTTTATCGATATTTATCATGAGCGTATTAAGGCGTTCCATGTTAAAGATGCCGAGTTTGTGCCAAACGGCCGATCTGGTATGTATGGTGGTTACCAAGGCTGGGTGGATCGCCCGGGCCGGTTCCGATCATTAGGCGATGGTCAAATTGATTTTAGTGGTATTTTTAGTCGTATGGCTAAGTACGACTTTGATGGTTGGGCTGTCTTAGAGTGGGAATGTTGTCTTAAACACCCAGAAACGGGTGCTGCAGAAGGTGCTCCATTTATCGCTAAACACATCATTAATGTGACTGAAAAAGCGTTTGATGATTTTGCAGCGTCAGGCATTGATGAAGATTTTAATAAAAAAGTGTTGGGCTTAAATTAA